Proteins encoded in a region of the Populus nigra chromosome 3, ddPopNigr1.1, whole genome shotgun sequence genome:
- the LOC133688374 gene encoding purine-uracil permease NCS1, whose product MLSKCFTLHLHPHLSSTSLITQNSRLSLSLTTKLNATQIRNQVHPFLPARRYSRLTPMASSQSSRNDPKLDHFEPDPILTNDDLKPTTPAERTYSGWEMASLWIGLVVGVPSYYLAGSLVDLGMAWWQGIATVVAANIILLVPLILTGHPGTRYGISFPVLARSSFGIRGAHIPTLLRALVGCGWYGIETWIGGEAIFILLPQFIKENSSWCQFLPWLGTSPLEFACFIVFWVAQLAIVWKGMDGIRELEKFSAPILIILTSCLLIWAYVKAGGFGYVLSISSRLSPSEFWALFFPSLTANISFWATLALNIPDFTRYAKSQTDQIIGHAGLPIFMGAFTFVGLAVTLSTKVIFGHVISSPIQLLERIGGLTTMILAIFGISLATITTNIAANVVAPANALVNLSPSKFTFRRGALLTALLGIAFQPWRLLQSSESFVYTWLVGYSALLGPIGGIVLADYYLIRKTDLSVNDLYSLSPYGAYYYSGGYNLAAMAALIAGILPVIPGFLQNVGVVSSIPETFVVIYNNAWFFSFFLAGFLYWSVSVLTGKRKKSLSRDPLLPSET is encoded by the coding sequence ATGTTGTCCAAATGTTTCACCCTCCATCTCCATCCCCACCTCTCTTCCACCTCTTTAATCACCCAAAACTCAAGACTTTCTCTATCCTTGACCACAAAACTAAATGCAACACAAATCCGAAACCAAGTTCACCCTTTCCTTCCAGCAAGAAGATACTCCAGGTTGACCCCAATGGCATCAAGCCAATCCTCAAGAAATGATCCAAAACTTGACCATTTCGAGCCCGATCCAATACTTACGAATGATGATCTCAAACCAACAACACCTGCTGAACGGACATATTCCGGCTGGGAAATGGCTAGTCTATGGATTGGTCTTGTTGTGGGTGTGCCGTCATATTACTTGGCAGGTAGTCTTGTTGACCTGGGCATGGCATGGTGGCAAGGAATTGCAACAGTTGTTGCTGCCAACATAATCCTACTAGTCCCATTAATCTTAACAGGTCATCCAGGCACACGTTACGGCATCTCTTTCCCGGTCTTGGCAAGATCTTCTTTTGGAATTCGCGGTGCGCACATTCCTACTCTACTTAGAGCATTGGTTGGTTGTGGCTGGTATGGTATCGAGACTTGGATTGGTGGTGAGGCAATTTTCATTCTTCTACCacaattcatcaaagaaaattcTTCGTGGTGTCAGTTCTTACCTTGGCTTGGTACTTCTCCATTAGAATTTGCTTGCTTTATTGTGTTCTGGGTAGCTCAATTGGCCATAGTTTGGAAGGGAATGGATGGAATTAGAGAGCTTGAGAAGTTCTCTGCTCCCATTTTAATCATACTCACTTCTTGTTTGCTCATTTGGGCTTATGTGAAAGCCGGTGGTTTTGGTTACGTGCTCTCTATTTCCTCTAGGTTGTCTCCATCTGAGTTTTGGGCTCTGTTCTTTCCTTCCCTTACCGCAAATATAAGTTTTTGGGCTACTCTTGCACTTAACATACCAGATTTTACTCGATATGCCAAGAGCCAAACTGATCAGATTATTGGCCATGCTGGTCTTCCAATTTTCATGGGAGCATTTACATTTGTTGGCCTAGCTGTAACCTTATCTACCAAAGTGATTTTTGGCCATGTGATATCTAGTCCAATCCAACTCCTTGAGCGAATCGGAGGGCTCACAACAATGATCTTAGCTATCTTTGGAATTAGCCTTGCCACAATCACAACAAACATTGCTGCCAATGTTGTAGCACCTGCCAATGCTCTTGTAAATCTCAGCCCTTCAAAGTTCACATTTAGGAGAGGTGCTCTTTTAACTGCGTTGCTTGGTATTGCTTTTCAGCCTTGGAGGCTTCTACAATCAAGCGAGAGTTTTGTATATACTTGGCTAGTTGGCTACTCGGCTCTCTTGGGCCCAATCGGGGGCATAGTTTTAGCAGATTATTATCTTATTCGAAAGACTGATTTGAGTGTCAATGACTTGTATTCTTTGAGTCCTTATGGGGCATACTATTATTCAGGGGGTTATAATTTGGCCGCCATGGCAGCTCTTATTGCTGGGATTTTGCCAGTAATACCAGGTTTCCTGCAGAATGTTGGAGTTGTTTCTAGTATTCCAGAGACTTTCGTGGTCATCTACAATAATGCTTGgttttttagctttttcttgGCAGGTTTTCTGTATTGGTCTGTTTCCGTTCTAACAGGAAAACGGAAGAAGTCGCTATCTAGAGATCCCCTCTTGCCAAGTGAAACCTGA